The following are encoded in a window of Brettanomyces bruxellensis chromosome 9, complete sequence genomic DNA:
- the DRS2 gene encoding aminophospholipid translocase translates to MSYRKGSQFVIDDDDFFGEDIQMDEMDPFADGGGGDEVNGGDMDEVSMDDMGNSANPFEEGGGVRNGRRSGDRSGNRNENRNGDRSIRGNDRANELNTSHHSLKTWASHLFGRIKSITDHGRKQDAESRQGTREVFVNSSQNNEQFCDNRVSTAKYNAVTFLPKFLAEQFSKYANVFFLFTSLIQQVPTVSPTGRYTTIGTLAVVIAVSAVKEVHEDLKRRAADEELNQSRADILDVGLADFVSRRWTDVRVGQVVKVQEGEAVPADMVILSTSEPDGLCYVETANLDGETNLKIKQARQETAGMVSPGEISRLEGRIVGEQPNSSLYTYEGTLYVAGGPVVALSPDQVLLRGATVKNTRWVQGVAIFTGHDSKLMQNATAAPIKTTDMERIINRQILALLALLVLLSVVSSLGDIITLSAHSSTMEYVGQKQTNKAGLFFLDILTYWILYSNLVPISLFVTVEIIKYYQAYLIGCDLDLYYEPTDTPTVARTSSLVDELGQIGYVFSDKTGTLTRNVMEFRACSIAGRCYTDRIPEGEAARVVDGVEVGYRGYEEMEGEESEEIEGEERESKESEDPPQDNLQHHPTCIRMFLTLLATCHTVIPEVQEDGSVKYQASSLDEGALVEGARRLGYEFRVRKPASVGIRVGNEMQEFKLLNICEFNSTRKRMSCVFRCPDGRIRVFVKGADSVVFSRLEPQSRYVEATAAHLEAFAGDGLRTLCLAERVVGEKEYQEWNRVYQAAAVSVEARSRRLDEAAEQIETHLHLLGATAIEDKLQDGVPETIRAMQQAGIKVWVLTGDRQETAINVGMSCGLLSEDMNLLIVNEQTREATRENIADKLSALEQAQGEDTDSLALVIDGRSLGFALEPEMEDSLLALALRCKAVLCCRVSPLQKALVVRLVKRKTNAILLAVGDGANDVSMIQAAHVGVGISGLEGMQAARAADFSVGQFRFLRKLLLVHGAWSYHRLSQAILYSFYKNIVLYMCQFWFAFSNGFSGQSIVESWTLTMYNVIFLALPPFVIGIFDQYISQDMLLRYPRLYTLGQHGHFFNVQIFWAWAANAFYHSGIIFLAVLFIYRRGNALPDGNIANIWVVGITLYTSCLLTSLGKAALVSSQWTKFTLLAIPGSFLMWLIAFPLYAVIAPRAGVSLEYWGVFRYVYGSPTYWLAIIVIPVLCLLRDFLWKYYKRNWNPEMYHEVQRVQKYHIQDHRPKFSSFQSTIRKVRQVRRMRKQRGFAFSQTRGQGDLVRKYDTTKTRGRYGELQ, encoded by the coding sequence ATGAGTTACAGGAAGGGAAGCCAGTTTGTGATAGATGACGATGATTTTTTTGGGGAGGACATACAGATGGATGAGATGGACCCGTTTGCAGATGGCGGGGGAGGAGATGAGGTGAATGGGGGAGATATGGATGAGGTGAGCATGGATGATATGGGGAATAGTGCGAATCCGTTTGAGGAGGGGGGAGGAGTTAGAAATGGACGTAGAAGTGGAGATAGAAGTGGCaatagaaatgaaaatagaaaCGGAGATAGAAGTATCAGAGGCAATGATAGAGCAAATGAATTGAACACATCCCACCACTCCCTCAAGACATGGGCATCGCATCTTTTCGGGCGGATAAAGAGCATTACAGACCACGGCAGAAAGCAGGATGCAGAAAGCAGGCAGGGGACCAGGGAGGTGTTTGTGAATTCAAGCCAGAACAACGAGCAGTTCTGCGATAACCGGGTTTCCACAGCAAAGTACAACGCGGTGACGTTCTTGCCGAAATTCCTGGCGGAGCAGTTCTCAAAGTACGCAAACgtgttcttcttgttcaCGTCGTTGATCCAGCAGGTGCCGACGGTGTCGCCGACGGGTCGGTACACGACGATCGGCACGTTGGCAGTGGTGATTGCAGTCTCAGCAGTGAAGGAAGTCCACGAGGACCTGAAACGGCGGGCTGCGGACGAAGAATTGAACCAATCACGGGCGGACATCCTGGACGTGGGGCTGGCGGACTTCGTGTCGCGGCGGTGGACGGATGTGCGGGTCGGGCAGGTGGTGAAAGTGCAAGAGGGCGAGGCTGTGCCGGCGGACATGGTGATTTTGTCGACTTCGGAGCCCGACGGGCTCTGCTACGTGGAGACGGCGAACTTGGACGGGGAGACGAACTTGAAGATCAAGCAGGCGCGGCAGGAGACGGCCGGGATGGTGAGCCCGGGGGAGATTTCGCGTTTGGAGGGCCGGATTGTCGGGGAGCAGCCCAACAGCAGCTTGTACACGTACGAGGGCACGCTGTACGTTGCTGGGGGCCCCGTGGTGGCCCTCTCGCCGGACCAGGTGCTCCTCCGCGGGGCCACGGTGAAGAACACGCGGTGGGTGCAAGGGGTGGCGATTTTCACGGGCCACGACTCGAAGCTGATGCAGAATGCCACGGCTGCCCCGATCAAGACCACCGACATGGAGCGGATCATCAACCGGCAGATCCTCGCGCTCTTGGCGTTGTTGGTGCTGCTTTCTGTGGTTTCGTCGCTCGGTGACATCATCACGTTGTCGGCACACTCTTCCACGATGGAGTACGTGGGCCAGAAGCAGACGAACAAGGCCGGGTTGTTCTTCCTGGACATCCTCACGTACTGGATTCTCTACTCGAACCTCGTGCCGATCTCGCTCTTCGTGACCGTGGAGATCATCAAGTACTACCAGGCGTATTTGATAGGCTGCGACCTCGACCTGTACTACGAGCCGACGGACACGCCGACGGTGGCCCGGACCTCTTCGTTGGTGGACGAGTTGGGGCAGATCGGGTACGTTTTCAGCGACAAGACGGGCACGTTGACGCGGAACGTGATGGAGTTCCGGGCGTGCTCGATAGCCGGCCGGTGCTACACTGACCGGATACCTGAGGGGGAGGCAGCGAGGGTTGTTGACGGGGTTGAGGTTGGGTACAGGGGGTACGAAGAGATGGAAGGAGAAGAGAGTGAAGAGatagaaggagaagaaagagaaagtaAAGAAAGCGAAGATCCTCCCCAAGACAACCTACAACACCACCCCACGTGCATTAGAATGTTCCTCACACTCCTTGCCACGTGCCACACGGTGATCCCCGAGGTGCAGGAGGACGGCAGCGTGAAATACCAGGCGTCGTCTCTTGACGAGGGGGCGTTAGTGGAAGGGGCCCGGCGCCTTGGGTACGAGTTCCGGGTCCGGAAGCCGGCGAGTGTGGGCATTCGCGTGGGAAACGAGATGCAGGAGTTCAAGCTTCTCAACATCTGCGAGTTCAACTCGACGCGGAAGAGAATGAGCTGCGTGTTCCGGTGCCCGGACGGCCGGATCCGGGTGTTCGTGAAGGGAGCAGACAGTGTGGTGTTCAGCCGGCTCGAGCCCCAGTCACGGTACGTGGAGGCGACGGCAGCCCACCTGGAGGCGTTTGCCGGGGATGGGTTGCGGACGTTGTGCCTCGCGGAGCGCGTGGTGGGCGAGAAGGAGTACCAGGAGTGGAACCGGGTGTACCAGGCGGCCGCGGTGAGTGTGGAGGCCCGGTCGCGGCGGCTGGACGAGGCGGCGGAGCAGATTGAAACACACTTGCACCTCCTGGGGGCCACGGCCATCGAGGACAAGCTCCAGGACGGCGTTCCCGAGACGATCCGGGCGATGCAGCAGGCCGGCATCAAGGTGTGGGTTTTGACGGGGGACCGCCAGGAAACAGCGATAAACGTGGGCATGAGCTGTGGGTTGCTCTCGGAGGACATGAATCTTTTGATAGTGAACGAGCAGACCAGGGAGGCGACCCGCGAGAACATCGCGGACAAGCTGAGTGCCCTGGAGCAGGCCCAGGGGGAAGATACAGACAGCCTGGCCCTGGTGATCGACGGGCGGTCGCTCGGATTCGCCCTAGAGCCCGAGATGGAGGACTCGCTGCTGGCACTGGCCCTACGCTGCAAAGCAGTGCTCTGCTGCCGGGTCTCGCCCTTGCAGAAGGCCCTCGTGGTCAGGCTCGTCAAGAGAAAGACAAACGCGATCCTCCTGGCGGTCGGCGACGGGGCAAACGACGTCTCGATGATCCAGGCCGCACACGTGGGCGTGGGAATCAGCGGGCTCGAGGGAATGCAGGCAGCCCGGGCTGCAGACTTCTCCGTGGGCCAGTTCCGGTTCCTCCGCAAGTTGCTCCTCGTGCACGGCGCCTGGTCCTACCACCGGCTCTCGCAGGCCATCCTCTACTCCTTCTACAAGAACATCGTGCTCTACATGTGCCAGTTCTGGTTCGCCTTCAGCAACGGCTTCTCCGGCCAGTCCATCGTCGAGTCCTGGACCTTGACCATGTACAACGTCATCTTCTTGGCCCTCCCACCTTTCGTCATCGGCATCTTCGACCAGTACATCTCCCAGGACATGCTGCTCCGCTACCCGCGGCTCTACACGCTCGGCCAGCACGGCCACTTCTTTAACGTCCAGATCTTCTGGGCCTGGGCCGCAAACGCCTTCTACCACTCCggcatcatcttcctcgcCGTGCTTTTCATCTACCGCCGGGGCAACGCCCTCCCGGACGGCAACATCGCCAACATCTGGGTCGTGGGAATCACACTCTACACATCCTGCCTCCTCACCTCACTCGGAAAGGCCGCCCTCGTCTCCTCGCAGTGGACCAAGTTCACCTTGCTCGCCATCCCGGGCTCTTTCCTCATGTGGCTCATCGCATTCCCGCTCTACGCCGTCATCGCCCCCCGTGCAGGCGTCTCTCTCGAGTACTGGGGTGTTTTCCGCTACGTCTACGGGTCCCCGACCTACTGGCTGGccatcatcgtcatccCGGTCCTCTGCCTTCTCCGTGACTTTCTCTGGAAGTACTACAAGCGCAACTGGAACCCAGAGATGTACCACGAGGTCCAGCGTGTCCAGAAGTACCACATCCAGGACCACCGGCCCAAGTTCTCCTCTTTCCAGAGCACCATTCGCAAGGTTCGCCAGGTCCGCCGGATGCGTAAGCAGAGGGGCTTTGCTTTCTCCCAGACACGTGGCCAGGGTGATCTTGTGCGGAAGTACGACACTACCAAGACCAGGGGGCGGTATGGTGAGCTGCAGTGA
- the RPL32 gene encoding 60S ribosomal protein L32 produces MAPRLTPKIVKKNTKKFKRHQSDRFKRVDENWRLQKGIDSRIRRRFRGTVYAPKIGYGSNKKTKFLNVHGQKVITVRNIKELDALLMNNKLYAAEIAHNVSAKHRVTLLARAKAIGVKVTNPKGRLTLEA; encoded by the coding sequence ATGGCTCCAAGATTAACTCCTAAGAttgtgaagaagaacacaAAGAAGTTCAAGAGACACCAGTCTGACCGCTTCAAGAGAGTGGATGAGAACTGGAGACTTCAAAAGGGTATTGACTCCCGtatcagaagaagattcaGAGGTACCGTTTACGCTCCAAAGATCGGTTACGGATCCAACAAGAAGACCAAGTTCTTGAACGTTCACGGACAGAAGGTTATCACAGTCAGAAACATAAAGGAGTTGGATGCATTGTTGATGAACAACAAGTTGTACGCTGCTGAGATTGCCCACAACGTTTCTGCCAAGCACAGAGTTACTCTTTTGGCCAGAGCCAAGGCTATTGGTGTTAAGGTTACCAATCCAAAGGGAAGATTGACTTTGGAGGCATAA